The Deinococcus koreensis genome window below encodes:
- a CDS encoding ABC transporter permease yields MLPFVFRRFLQLIPTFLLATIILFAIVQAAPGDFLTQLSQNPRISAERLDQLRTIYKLDQPVVVQYWSWLTRFLRGDLGDSFAAAQPVWTLAAPRILNSLILVLISTILAYGLGILIGVYGALRPYSFADKAISVFAYFGLGLPSFFFGLLVIFLLVTIKQNTGWDVPIIGKSSAASENAGPLAYAWDVFLHALAPSIVLALRSISSESRFIRAQMLEVLGQDYIRTARAKGLAHNVITYKHAFKNASIPLVSSLGGLLPGLIAGAGFVEVVFAWPGITPLLLDSLGNQDLYVIVSITALSTVLYIVGNVVSDILLAVIDPRIRFN; encoded by the coding sequence GTGCTTCCCTTCGTCTTCCGCAGATTCCTGCAACTGATCCCTACGTTCCTGCTGGCGACCATCATCCTGTTCGCCATCGTGCAGGCCGCGCCCGGCGACTTCCTGACCCAGCTCTCGCAGAACCCGCGCATCAGCGCCGAGCGGCTCGACCAGCTCCGCACGATCTACAAGCTCGACCAGCCGGTGGTCGTGCAGTACTGGTCGTGGCTGACCCGCTTCCTGCGCGGCGACCTGGGCGACTCCTTCGCGGCGGCCCAGCCGGTCTGGACGCTGGCCGCCCCACGTATCCTGAACAGCCTGATCCTGGTACTGATCTCGACCATCCTGGCCTACGGGCTGGGCATCCTGATCGGCGTGTACGGGGCGCTGCGCCCGTATTCCTTCGCCGACAAGGCGATCTCGGTCTTCGCCTACTTCGGCCTGGGGCTGCCGTCGTTCTTCTTCGGGCTGCTGGTGATCTTCCTGCTGGTGACCATCAAGCAGAACACCGGCTGGGACGTGCCGATCATCGGCAAGTCGAGCGCCGCCTCCGAGAATGCCGGCCCGCTCGCCTATGCCTGGGACGTGTTCCTGCACGCCCTGGCGCCCAGCATCGTGCTGGCGCTGCGCTCCATCTCCAGCGAGAGCCGTTTCATCCGCGCGCAGATGCTCGAGGTGCTCGGGCAGGACTACATCCGCACCGCGCGGGCCAAGGGCTTGGCGCACAACGTGATCACCTACAAGCACGCCTTCAAGAACGCCTCGATCCCGCTGGTCTCCTCGCTGGGCGGCCTGCTGCCCGGACTGATCGCCGGGGCGGGCTTCGTGGAGGTGGTCTTCGCGTGGCCGGGCATCACGCCGCTGCTGCTCGACTCGCTGGGCAACCAGGACTTGTACGTCATCGTGAGCATCACGGCCCTGTCGACGGTGCTGTACATCGTCGGGAACGTGGTGTCGGACATTCTGCTGGCGGTCATCGATCCCCGCATCCGGTTCAACTGA
- a CDS encoding ABC transporter permease: MTTATAPTSPKPIQTQSLYQIAWRQFTRHSLARWGMTILGLLFLSAIFAPFLSPYSPTEYRSDETRVSWAPPSRVHIRTEDGRLTRPFVYGVKREVNLETFRDDYVEDRTQVYPVRFFVPRPESPYKLLGLIPMNVRLFGVEEPARIFLWGTDNLGRDQFSRVLFGGQFSLSIGLIATLVSVVLGMLLGGIAGFFRGWIDTLIMRLVEVLSAVPELFLLITLRALFPLDINPLLVMYFIIGILALIGWGGIARTVRSQLLSTRELDYVQAAQALGAGNSRIISRHMLPNTLSFIIVAVSLIIPSYILLESGLSFLGIGLVEPYASWGALLKVAQDGGFESISGRPWVLIPGIFIFLAVIAWQFVGDGLRDAFDPRKRQ, from the coding sequence ATGACCACCGCCACTGCACCGACTTCCCCCAAGCCCATCCAGACCCAGTCGCTGTACCAGATCGCCTGGCGCCAGTTCACCCGCCACTCGCTGGCGCGCTGGGGCATGACCATCCTGGGCCTGCTGTTCCTCTCGGCGATTTTCGCGCCTTTCCTGTCGCCGTATTCGCCCACCGAGTACCGCAGCGACGAGACCCGCGTCTCCTGGGCCCCGCCCAGCCGCGTGCACATCCGCACCGAGGACGGCCGCCTCACGCGCCCCTTCGTGTACGGCGTCAAGCGCGAGGTGAACCTGGAAACCTTCCGCGACGACTATGTCGAGGACAGGACTCAGGTGTATCCGGTGCGCTTCTTCGTGCCGCGTCCGGAATCCCCCTACAAACTGCTGGGGCTGATCCCCATGAACGTCCGGCTGTTCGGCGTCGAGGAGCCCGCGCGCATCTTCCTGTGGGGCACCGACAACCTGGGCCGCGACCAGTTCAGCCGCGTGCTGTTCGGCGGCCAGTTCAGCCTGAGCATCGGTCTGATCGCCACCCTGGTCTCGGTGGTGCTGGGGATGCTGCTGGGCGGCATTGCCGGCTTCTTCCGGGGCTGGATCGACACCCTGATTATGCGCCTCGTCGAGGTGCTCAGCGCCGTGCCCGAACTCTTCCTGCTGATCACCCTGCGGGCGCTGTTTCCGCTGGACATCAACCCGCTGCTGGTGATGTACTTCATCATCGGCATCCTGGCCCTGATCGGCTGGGGCGGGATCGCCCGCACGGTGCGCAGCCAGCTCCTGAGCACGCGCGAACTCGATTACGTGCAGGCGGCGCAGGCGCTGGGCGCGGGCAACAGCCGGATCATCTCGCGGCACATGCTGCCCAACACCCTGTCGTTCATCATCGTGGCGGTCTCGCTGATCATTCCCAGCTACATCCTGCTGGAGAGTGGCCTGTCGTTCCTGGGCATCGGTCTGGTCGAGCCCTACGCCTCCTGGGGGGCGCTGCTCAAGGTCGCGCAGGACGGCGGTTTCGAGAGCATCAGCGGCCGGCCCTGGGTGCTGATTCCGGGCATTTTCATCTTCCTGGCCGTCATCGCCTGGCAGTTTGTGGGAGACGGGCTGCGGGACGCCTTCGACCCCCGCAAACGGCAGTAA
- a CDS encoding ABC transporter ATP-binding protein, which produces MTHQGETLLAVNGLKTYFYTDDGVVKSVDGVTFHIKKGETLAVVGESGSGKSVTSLSVMRLIAMPPGKIVDGEILFTGKDGVQKNLVTLPEADMRKIRGNDISMIFQEPMTSLNPVYTVGDQIAEAVTLHQGKNKKEALGVATDMLRFVGIPAPEKRVHEYPHQMSGGMRQRVMIAMALSCNPALLIADEPTTALDVTIQAQILDLMRKLQTDIGMSILFITHNLGVVAEMADRVVVMYGGRVVEEGDVVEIFKAPRHPYTMGLLNSIPRPGDYVHVPGAPKGRLEAIPGNVPNPLDLPPGCSFEPRCKFAVPDCSKAVPALEDTGHGHMARCIRWREFEQAQAEVSA; this is translated from the coding sequence ATGACCCATCAGGGCGAAACCTTGCTGGCCGTGAACGGCCTGAAAACCTACTTCTACACCGACGACGGCGTGGTCAAGAGCGTCGACGGCGTGACCTTCCACATCAAGAAGGGTGAGACCCTGGCGGTGGTGGGTGAGTCCGGCTCCGGCAAGTCCGTGACCAGCCTGTCCGTCATGCGGCTGATCGCCATGCCGCCCGGCAAGATCGTGGACGGCGAGATCCTGTTCACCGGCAAGGACGGCGTGCAGAAGAACCTCGTGACGCTGCCCGAAGCCGACATGCGCAAGATCCGCGGCAACGACATCTCCATGATCTTCCAAGAACCCATGACCTCCCTGAACCCGGTGTACACGGTGGGCGACCAGATCGCCGAGGCCGTCACGCTGCACCAGGGCAAGAACAAGAAAGAGGCGCTGGGCGTGGCGACCGACATGCTGCGCTTCGTGGGCATCCCCGCCCCCGAGAAGCGCGTCCACGAGTACCCGCACCAGATGTCCGGCGGCATGCGCCAGCGCGTGATGATCGCCATGGCCCTCTCGTGCAACCCCGCCCTGCTGATCGCCGACGAGCCCACCACCGCGCTCGACGTGACCATCCAGGCGCAGATCCTGGATCTGATGCGCAAGCTGCAGACCGACATCGGCATGAGCATCCTGTTCATCACGCACAACCTGGGCGTGGTGGCCGAGATGGCCGACCGCGTGGTGGTCATGTACGGCGGCCGGGTGGTCGAGGAAGGCGACGTGGTCGAGATCTTCAAGGCGCCCCGCCACCCCTACACCATGGGGCTGCTGAACTCCATTCCGCGCCCCGGCGACTACGTGCATGTGCCCGGCGCACCCAAGGGCCGCCTGGAGGCCATTCCCGGCAACGTGCCCAATCCGCTCGACCTGCCGCCCGGCTGCTCCTTCGAGCCGCGCTGCAAGTTCGCGGTGCCCGACTGCAGTAAAGCCGTGCCCGCGCTGGAAGACACCGGCCACGGCCACATGGCGCGCTGTATCCGCTGGCGAGAATTCGAGCAGGCCCAGGCCGAGGTGAGCGCATGA
- a CDS encoding oligopeptide/dipeptide ABC transporter ATP-binding protein, which produces MAAKGDTLLDVQHLEKYFPIRGGLLSRIVANVKAVNDISFTVNRGEVVGLVGESGSGKTTAGRAILRLIEPTGGQVIFNGTDITKLSKGQMRDYRREMQIIFQDPFASLNPRMTVSDIIGEAMQIHNLHPGKGRIDRIAELLQRVGLRPEHMRRYPHEFSGGQRQRIGIARALAVDPTFIVADEPVSALDVSIQAQVVNLMQDLQEELGLTVLFIAHDLHVVEYICDRMIVMYLGRIMEIAPSNELNNNPKHPYTEALLSAAPVPDPTIKRQRIILEGDIPSPINPPSGCVFRTRCRYAIAECANVVPELREVSPGHFKACIRDDVL; this is translated from the coding sequence ATGGCCGCCAAGGGCGACACGCTGCTCGACGTCCAGCACCTCGAAAAGTACTTCCCGATCCGTGGCGGGCTGCTCTCGCGCATCGTGGCGAACGTCAAGGCCGTCAACGACATCTCCTTCACGGTCAACCGTGGGGAGGTGGTCGGCCTGGTCGGCGAGTCGGGCTCGGGCAAGACCACCGCCGGGCGCGCGATCCTGCGGCTGATCGAGCCCACCGGCGGGCAGGTGATCTTCAACGGCACCGACATCACCAAGCTGTCCAAGGGGCAGATGCGGGACTACCGCCGCGAGATGCAGATCATCTTCCAGGATCCCTTCGCCTCGCTCAACCCGCGCATGACCGTCTCGGACATCATCGGCGAGGCCATGCAGATCCACAACCTGCACCCGGGCAAGGGGCGCATCGACCGGATCGCGGAGCTGCTGCAGCGGGTCGGCCTGCGCCCCGAGCACATGCGCCGCTACCCGCACGAGTTCTCCGGCGGCCAGCGCCAGCGCATCGGCATCGCCCGCGCCCTGGCGGTCGATCCGACCTTCATCGTCGCCGACGAGCCGGTCTCGGCGCTCGACGTGTCGATTCAGGCGCAGGTCGTGAACCTGATGCAGGATCTGCAGGAGGAGCTGGGCCTGACGGTGCTGTTCATCGCGCACGACCTGCACGTCGTGGAGTACATCTGCGACCGCATGATCGTGATGTACCTGGGCCGCATCATGGAGATCGCGCCCAGCAACGAGCTGAACAACAACCCCAAGCACCCGTACACGGAAGCGCTGCTCTCGGCCGCGCCGGTGCCCGACCCCACCATTAAGCGCCAGCGCATCATCCTGGAAGGGGACATCCCCAGCCCGATCAACCCGCCCAGTGGCTGCGTGTTCCGCACCCGCTGCCGCTACGCGATCGCCGAGTGCGCCAACGTGGTGCCCGAACTGCGTGAGGTCTCGCCCGGCCATTTCAAGGCCTGCATCCGCGACGACGTTCTCTGA
- a CDS encoding DUF4139 domain-containing protein has translation MKKAATLAAALIASHALAADLRIYPSFTEVREGVSASSTTLTVRLPQETWAGILPGSIDLEGLDFTQAIQKQEANWLAGLEGKTVYLLRDGKTQPVTLVRARDLLVKDAQGRYFTARYEELQFDVAPPSNPLSPSQTLTYTLQKAGSGTLSYLTRSVSWAPRYTLKAGSGGAQLSALADIRNATDLPYDVKTTELYAGDVNVQGNPQAGFMMREATADVAMAAPAPAPKIESQGELRGLYRYALSTPFTLPANAVVTLPFLTPKLNTFERYVGLNTYFSTEPQDGTLSRFYRFKADDRLPAGPITVREDGRIVGQTNIGETRKGGTVEFTLGDDPDVAYTRTVQTAAQVKDGKGNVVRTTYKVTYAFESSKERAIRAEITERIGGRIIIIDTAAPVKNQGIANLKVDVPAKGKISKSFTVVVDNS, from the coding sequence ATGAAGAAAGCCGCCACGCTCGCTGCCGCCCTGATCGCCTCTCACGCCCTCGCCGCCGACCTGCGGATCTACCCCAGCTTCACTGAAGTCCGCGAGGGCGTGAGCGCCTCCTCCACGACCCTCACCGTCCGCCTGCCGCAGGAGACCTGGGCGGGCATCCTGCCCGGCAGCATCGACCTGGAGGGGCTGGACTTCACCCAGGCCATCCAGAAGCAGGAGGCCAACTGGCTCGCTGGCCTGGAGGGCAAGACGGTCTACCTGCTGCGCGACGGCAAGACCCAGCCCGTGACCCTGGTGCGGGCGCGCGACCTGCTGGTGAAAGACGCCCAGGGCCGCTACTTCACGGCCCGCTACGAGGAGCTGCAGTTCGACGTGGCGCCGCCCAGTAACCCGCTCTCGCCCTCGCAGACGCTGACCTACACGCTGCAGAAGGCGGGCAGCGGCACCCTCAGTTACCTGACCCGCTCGGTGTCGTGGGCGCCGCGCTACACCCTCAAGGCGGGCAGCGGCGGCGCGCAGCTCTCGGCCCTGGCCGACATCCGCAACGCCACGGATCTGCCCTACGACGTCAAGACCACCGAGCTGTACGCCGGCGACGTGAACGTGCAGGGCAACCCACAGGCCGGCTTCATGATGCGCGAGGCGACCGCCGATGTCGCCATGGCAGCGCCCGCCCCCGCGCCCAAGATCGAGAGTCAGGGCGAACTGCGCGGCCTGTACCGTTACGCCCTGAGCACGCCCTTTACCCTGCCCGCCAACGCGGTGGTCACGCTGCCCTTCCTGACGCCGAAGCTCAACACCTTCGAGCGCTACGTGGGCCTGAACACCTATTTCAGCACCGAGCCCCAGGACGGCACCCTGAGCCGCTTCTACCGCTTCAAGGCCGACGACCGCCTGCCCGCCGGGCCGATCACGGTGCGCGAGGATGGCCGCATCGTCGGTCAGACGAACATCGGGGAGACCCGCAAGGGCGGCACCGTGGAATTCACGCTGGGCGACGACCCAGACGTGGCCTACACCCGCACCGTGCAGACCGCCGCGCAGGTCAAGGACGGCAAGGGCAACGTGGTCAGGACGACCTATAAGGTCACCTACGCCTTCGAGAGCAGCAAGGAACGCGCCATCCGCGCCGAGATCACCGAGCGGATCGGCGGGCGGATCATCATCATCGACACGGCGGCGCCTGTGAAGAACCAGGGGATCGCCAACCTGAAGGTGGACGTGCCCGCGAAGGGCAAGATCAGCAAGAGCTTCACGGTGGTGGTGGACAACAGCTGA
- a CDS encoding methylenetetrahydrofolate reductase, with the protein MTRISVELVPRSRSGLRAELAEVAEHLSTVDTVNVPDLTRYSLRSWLGCSFARPRHRAVPHLRAVDYNPREPLPMLESLDTHGIDEVLVVTGDAPADMSAKVYDQDAVDMIRRLTREAPHLRVYAGLDPYRQSFARERDYLERKLDAGACGFFTQPFFDLRLMDAWADLLPDSTEVWWGATTVLTESSLNYWRARNHAVFPRSFEPTLDWNRGFAAQALAFARERDQHAYFMPVKANVLEYLGGIL; encoded by the coding sequence GTGACCCGGATTTCCGTCGAACTCGTCCCCCGATCCCGAAGTGGCCTGCGCGCCGAGCTGGCCGAGGTCGCCGAACATCTGAGCACCGTGGACACCGTGAACGTGCCCGACCTGACACGTTACTCGCTGCGCTCGTGGCTGGGCTGCTCGTTCGCCCGGCCCCGCCACCGCGCCGTGCCCCACCTGCGGGCGGTGGACTACAACCCACGCGAGCCGCTGCCCATGCTGGAGTCGCTGGATACGCACGGCATCGACGAGGTGCTGGTGGTCACCGGGGACGCGCCCGCCGACATGAGCGCGAAGGTCTACGACCAGGACGCCGTGGACATGATCCGCCGCCTGACCCGCGAGGCGCCGCACCTGCGCGTCTATGCCGGCCTCGACCCCTACCGCCAGTCCTTCGCCCGCGAGCGGGACTACCTGGAGCGCAAGCTGGACGCCGGCGCCTGCGGCTTTTTCACCCAGCCCTTCTTCGACCTGCGCCTGATGGACGCCTGGGCCGACCTTCTGCCAGACAGCACCGAGGTCTGGTGGGGCGCCACGACGGTGCTCACCGAGTCCAGCCTGAACTACTGGCGGGCCCGCAACCACGCGGTCTTTCCGCGCAGCTTCGAGCCCACCCTGGACTGGAACCGTGGTTTTGCCGCCCAGGCCCTCGCCTTTGCCCGCGAGCGCGACCAGCACGCCTACTTCATGCCCGTCAAGGCGAACGTGTTGGAGTATCTGGGCGGGATTCTGTAG
- the metH gene encoding methionine synthase, producing the protein MTTADIRAEAQKRILILDGAWGTMLQRASLTEADFRLPDADPLRMYRGNFDLLQLTRPDVIRGVHRAYFEAGADIASTNTFNSTTISQADYGTEALAHAMNVAGARLAREVADEFTARDGRPRWVAGSIGPTNRTATLSPDVERPEFRNVTFDGLVEAYTAAALGLIEGGADLLLLETVFDTLNAKAALFACEEAFARSGKTLPVMLSGTITDASGRTLSGQTPEAFAVSTAHAHLFSLGLNCALGADLLRPHLRDIAANTEALVSVHPNAGLPNAFGEYDETPEHTAAVLADFAREGLVNIVGGCCGTTPEHIRAIADAVAGLPPRTAPKLPPYLRLSGLEALTVTPELNFVNVGERTNVTGSPKFSRAILAGDYDAGLKIARQQVENGAQIVDVNFDEGMLDGEAAMVKFLNLLAGEPDISRVPLMLDSSRWDILEAGLKRVQGKAVVNSISLKDGEEKFLERARLLRRYGAAAVVMAFDERGQADTLERRQEITSRAYRLLTEQAHFPPQDIIFDPNVLTVATGIEEHDRYAIDFIEATRWIKANLPGALVSGGISNVSFSFRGNNHVREAMHAVFLYHAIRAGLDMGIVNAGMLAVYEDIEPELREAVEDVILARPPKEGNLSATERLLELAEGYRGVKREAAAQSAWRDAPVAERLRHALVAGITDFVEADAEEAYRELGSPLLVIEGPLMDGMNVVGDLFGAGKMFLPQVVKSARVMKRAVAFLTPYMEAEKQEAGGKGRVLLATVKGDVHDIGKNIVGVVLACNGYQVTDLGVMVSTEKILDEAARIGADVIGLSGLITPSLDEMVTVAREMQRRGMTQPLLIGGATTSRAHTAVKIDPAYPGPVVHVLDASRAVTTTADLLADPAAVQERVREEYDALRLRHGDRQVRLIPIETARERAPRLSPTPPPAPRELGRRVIEQPLSELLEYIDWTPFFIAWEMKGLYPTILSDPLRGEEARKLFADAQALLKRIVDEGLLTARGVIGLWPARREGDDIVVDGRWSMVDGNETRPSTINDQPSTLHTLRQQRDQTTPNVALADFVQPEGDHIGAFAVAIHGADELAQAFEAQHDDYNSILVKALADRLAEAFAEKLHRDVRVGHWGYAPDEALGTAELIRERYDGIRPAPGYPAQPDHTEKRTLFTLLNAEEIGLQLTESCAMWPAAAVSGLYFAHPDARYFAVGRIGRDQVEDYAARKGMPLDEIERWLGPILGYAAEGGRQKAEGQGELLPSAISLLPSAAARGGP; encoded by the coding sequence GTGACGACTGCAGACATCCGCGCCGAGGCGCAGAAACGAATCCTGATCCTGGACGGCGCCTGGGGCACCATGCTCCAGCGCGCCAGCCTCACCGAAGCCGACTTCCGCCTGCCGGACGCCGACCCCCTGCGGATGTACCGGGGCAACTTCGACCTGCTGCAGCTGACCCGGCCCGACGTGATCCGGGGGGTGCACCGCGCCTATTTCGAGGCCGGCGCGGACATCGCCTCCACGAACACCTTCAACTCCACCACCATCAGCCAGGCGGACTACGGCACCGAAGCCCTGGCCCACGCCATGAACGTAGCGGGCGCCCGGCTGGCCCGCGAGGTGGCCGACGAGTTCACCGCCCGCGACGGCCGGCCGCGCTGGGTGGCGGGTTCCATCGGCCCGACCAACCGCACGGCGACCCTCTCGCCCGACGTGGAGCGCCCCGAGTTCCGCAACGTGACCTTCGACGGGCTGGTCGAGGCCTACACCGCCGCCGCGCTGGGGCTGATCGAGGGCGGGGCCGACCTGCTGCTGCTGGAAACGGTCTTCGACACGCTGAACGCCAAGGCCGCGCTGTTCGCCTGCGAGGAGGCGTTCGCCCGGAGCGGGAAAACCCTGCCGGTGATGCTCTCGGGCACGATCACGGACGCCTCGGGGCGCACGCTGAGCGGGCAGACGCCGGAGGCCTTCGCGGTCAGCACGGCGCACGCCCACCTGTTCTCCCTGGGCCTGAACTGCGCGCTGGGCGCCGACCTGCTGCGGCCCCACCTGCGCGACATCGCCGCGAACACGGAGGCGCTGGTCTCCGTTCACCCCAACGCCGGCCTGCCCAACGCGTTCGGCGAGTACGACGAGACGCCCGAGCACACTGCCGCCGTGCTGGCCGACTTCGCCCGCGAGGGGCTGGTCAACATCGTGGGCGGTTGTTGCGGCACCACGCCCGAGCACATCCGCGCCATTGCCGACGCCGTGGCTGGCCTGCCGCCCCGCACCGCGCCGAAGCTGCCGCCCTACCTGCGCCTGAGCGGACTGGAAGCGCTGACGGTCACGCCGGAGCTGAACTTCGTGAACGTGGGCGAGCGGACGAACGTGACCGGCAGTCCGAAGTTCTCAAGGGCCATCCTGGCCGGGGACTACGACGCCGGCCTGAAGATCGCCCGCCAGCAGGTCGAGAACGGCGCCCAGATCGTGGACGTGAATTTCGACGAGGGCATGCTGGACGGCGAGGCCGCGATGGTGAAGTTCCTGAACCTGCTGGCAGGCGAGCCCGACATCTCGCGCGTGCCGCTGATGCTGGATTCCTCGCGCTGGGACATTCTGGAGGCGGGGCTCAAACGGGTGCAGGGCAAGGCGGTCGTGAACTCGATCTCGCTGAAAGACGGCGAGGAGAAGTTTCTGGAGCGGGCGCGGCTGCTGCGGCGCTACGGGGCGGCGGCGGTCGTCATGGCCTTCGACGAACGCGGGCAGGCCGACACGCTGGAGCGGAGACAGGAGATCACCTCGCGCGCCTACCGCCTACTGACCGAACAGGCCCACTTCCCGCCGCAGGACATCATCTTCGATCCCAACGTGCTGACCGTGGCGACCGGTATCGAGGAGCACGACCGCTACGCCATCGACTTCATCGAGGCGACCCGCTGGATCAAGGCGAACCTGCCGGGCGCGCTGGTGTCGGGCGGGATCTCCAACGTGTCCTTCTCCTTCCGGGGCAACAACCACGTGCGCGAGGCCATGCACGCGGTCTTCCTGTACCACGCGATCCGCGCGGGGCTGGACATGGGCATCGTCAACGCCGGGATGCTGGCGGTCTACGAGGACATCGAGCCCGAGCTGCGCGAGGCCGTGGAGGACGTGATCCTGGCCCGCCCGCCGAAAGAGGGGAACCTGAGCGCCACCGAACGCCTGCTGGAGCTGGCCGAGGGCTACAGGGGCGTGAAGCGCGAGGCCGCCGCCCAGAGCGCCTGGCGGGACGCCCCGGTGGCCGAGCGGCTGCGGCACGCGCTGGTCGCCGGTATCACCGACTTTGTGGAGGCCGACGCCGAGGAGGCGTACCGCGAGCTGGGCTCGCCCCTGCTGGTCATCGAGGGGCCGCTGATGGACGGCATGAACGTGGTGGGCGACCTGTTCGGGGCCGGCAAGATGTTTCTGCCCCAGGTCGTGAAGTCCGCCCGCGTGATGAAGCGCGCCGTGGCCTTTCTTACGCCGTACATGGAGGCCGAGAAGCAGGAGGCCGGTGGCAAGGGCCGGGTGCTGCTGGCGACCGTGAAGGGCGACGTGCACGACATCGGCAAGAACATCGTGGGCGTGGTGCTGGCCTGCAACGGCTATCAGGTGACCGACCTGGGCGTGATGGTCTCCACCGAGAAGATCCTGGATGAGGCCGCCCGCATCGGCGCCGACGTGATCGGGCTGAGCGGCCTGATCACGCCCAGTCTGGACGAGATGGTCACCGTGGCCCGCGAGATGCAGAGGCGGGGCATGACGCAGCCGCTGCTGATCGGCGGCGCGACCACCAGCCGCGCGCACACCGCCGTGAAGATCGACCCGGCCTATCCGGGGCCGGTGGTGCATGTGCTGGACGCCAGCCGCGCCGTGACGACCACTGCCGACCTGCTGGCCGATCCGGCGGCGGTGCAGGAGCGGGTGCGGGAGGAATACGACGCCCTGCGCCTGCGCCACGGCGACCGCCAGGTGCGCCTGATCCCCATCGAGACCGCCAGGGAGCGTGCCCCCCGCCTCTCCCCCACCCCGCCGCCCGCGCCGCGTGAGCTGGGGCGCAGGGTCATCGAACAGCCCCTTTCGGAATTGCTGGAGTACATCGACTGGACGCCCTTCTTCATCGCCTGGGAGATGAAGGGCCTCTACCCGACCATCCTGAGCGACCCCCTGCGCGGCGAGGAGGCCCGCAAGCTCTTCGCGGATGCCCAGGCGCTGCTGAAGCGGATCGTTGACGAGGGCCTGCTGACGGCGCGCGGCGTGATCGGCCTGTGGCCAGCGCGGCGGGAGGGGGACGACATTGTTGTTGATGGTCGATGGTCGATGGTCGATGGTAACGAGACCAGACCATCAACGATCAACGATCAACCATCAACCCTCCACACCCTGCGCCAGCAGCGCGACCAGACCACGCCGAACGTCGCGCTGGCCGACTTCGTTCAGCCGGAGGGTGACCACATCGGCGCCTTCGCGGTCGCCATCCACGGCGCCGACGAACTGGCCCAGGCCTTCGAGGCCCAGCACGACGACTACAACTCCATTCTGGTCAAGGCGCTGGCCGACCGGCTGGCCGAGGCCTTCGCCGAGAAGCTCCACCGCGACGTGCGGGTGGGCCACTGGGGCTATGCGCCGGACGAGGCGCTGGGCACCGCGGAACTGATCCGCGAGCGCTACGACGGCATCCGCCCCGCGCCCGGCTACCCCGCCCAGCCCGACCACACCGAGAAACGCACGCTGTTCACCCTGCTGAATGCAGAGGAAATCGGCCTGCAGCTCACCGAATCCTGCGCCATGTGGCCCGCTGCCGCCGTGTCGGGCCTGTACTTCGCGCACCCGGACGCCCGGTACTTCGCCGTGGGCCGCATCGGCCGCGATCAGGTCGAGGACTACGCGGCGCGCAAGGGGATGCCCCTGGACGAGATCGAGCGCTGGCTGGGGCCGATTCTTGGCTACGCGGCAGAAGGCGGAAGGCAGAAGGCGGAAGGCCAGGGTGAGCTGTTGCCATCTGCTATCAGCCTTCTGCCCTCTGCGGCCGCCCGAGGCGGCCCGTGA
- a CDS encoding SDR family oxidoreductase, producing MSPSGRPVTLITGAAGGIGSALARVLAPIHDLILSGRGDARLAALCSELGATGLPLDLTRPQTFAEAVAGLKRVTNVIHNAGVVELGAVADQAHAVWTHTLAVNTVAPAELTRVLLPRVREERGTFVFVNSGAGLRANAGWASYAASKFALRAVADALREEEALHGVRVGTVYPSRTATPMQQLVRSQEGGAYDPDTYIEPQSVAATIAFMLDAPRDAVLTDVTVRAGVRT from the coding sequence ATGAGCCCCAGCGGCAGGCCCGTTACCCTGATCACCGGCGCTGCCGGGGGCATCGGCTCGGCCCTGGCCCGAGTCCTGGCGCCTATCCATGACCTGATCCTGAGCGGGCGGGGCGATGCGAGGCTGGCGGCGCTGTGCAGCGAACTCGGGGCCACTGGGCTGCCGCTCGACCTGACCCGCCCGCAGACGTTCGCGGAGGCGGTCGCCGGTCTGAAGCGGGTCACGAACGTGATCCACAACGCTGGCGTGGTGGAACTGGGCGCGGTGGCCGATCAGGCGCACGCGGTCTGGACGCACACCCTGGCCGTGAACACGGTCGCCCCGGCCGAACTGACGCGGGTGCTGCTGCCCCGAGTCCGGGAGGAGCGGGGCACGTTCGTGTTCGTGAACTCCGGCGCCGGGTTGCGCGCCAATGCGGGCTGGGCCAGCTACGCGGCCAGCAAGTTCGCCCTGCGCGCCGTGGCCGATGCCCTGCGTGAGGAAGAGGCCCTCCACGGCGTCCGGGTCGGCACGGTCTATCCCAGCCGCACCGCCACGCCCATGCAGCAGCTCGTCCGCTCGCAGGAGGGGGGGGCCTACGACCCGGATACCTACATCGAGCCGCAGAGCGTGGCCGCCACCATCGCCTTCATGCTGGACGCGCCCCGGGACGCCGTGCTGACGGACGTCACGGTGCGGGCCGGCGTGCGGACATGA